The following is a genomic window from Bordetella sp. H567.
AGGAGATCGGCCACTACAGCGAAGCGGTACGCCGTGGCGGCGCGCTGCTTGCCGTCGATGTTCAGGACGAAGCGGAAGTGGCCACCGTGCAGTCGATGATGGAAGACGGCGGCGCGGAGGATATCGACGCCAAGGTCGCGGCATGGAAATCCTCCGGCTATACCGGCTTCGACGCCCAGGCGGAGGCCTATACGGCGGAGGAAATCGAGGCCGAACGCCAGGCGATTCCGGTGGTGCGGGAAGAGATGGTGGTTGGAAAGCGCGAGGTCGATACCGGACGCGTGCGGGTGTATTCGCGGCAAACGAACACGCCGGTCAGCGAGTCGGTGAATCTGCGCGAGGAGCGCGCGACCATAGAGCGCCGACCCGTCGATAGGGAAGCGACCGAGGCGGACCTGCGCGGCGGTACGGTAGAGGTGCGCGAGACCGCGGAAGAGGCCGTGGTCGGCAAGTCCTCGCGCGTGGTCGAGGAAGTGATCGTCGGCAAGGAAGCTTCCGAACGGACGGAAACGGTGCGCGAAAATCTGCGCGGTACCGAGGTGGAGGTCGAACGTGCCGAGGGAAGACCCGGTGCGGGCATGACCGCGCCCGCTTCGCCCACGGATCCGGCCTTCTCGACGGGCGCTCCCGGGATTGCAGGCAGCGCGGGGACTTCAGGTACAACGGGTACATCGGGCACATCGGGTACAACGGGTACATCGGGTACAACGGGTACATCCGGTACATCCGACACTCCGCGCACTCCCGGTACGTCAGCCACCTCGGGCACTACCGGCGCGTCGGGTACGTCGGGCACCGGGTCCAGCGGCACGAGTACGACCTTGCCCGACGGCACGTCGAGAGAACCGCGCGACCTCTGAAGCATATCTTTCCGGCGCGATAGCCGGCCGGCGCGTCGACCATTCGGGCTCACGCGCCGGCCTTTTTTTGCGCATACGATCTTGCGGCTCCGGCGCCTGCCGATGGGCCTGATGATCGGCGTGCCCGCATGCCGCGCCCTCCGCTGCGCGGAAGGTCAATCCTGCCCTTCCCATGTAAATTGCGCGGCGCCGAGCGGTTGCGCGCGGCGGCGTCACAACGCCGCGCATGCTCATCCATACTCCATCGCGTGCGACGTCGTGCGCGCCGCTGGCCCGCCTCGCACACGCGCTGCACGCGGCCCACGCATGGAAGCGCAGGCTCTCATGCATTCTTTCCTTGTCGTAATTCAGAATTGCGGCGAGGGCCGATGATCTCGCGCCCGCCCCTTCCTATACTGGCCTCCAGGTTGCAACACCGCGTGTTGCGCGGGCGCGGCGGTATCAGGCTAGACCGATACGAGATGACCTTGGCGCCGCCGACACGCCAGCAATCCCCACCGTATTCAGGCATAGGAAAAGGTCATGTCAGCCATCATCACCGAAGCGCCCGCCCAGGAGCGCAAGCAGCAGCTCCTGGCGCTTTGCCGCCCCTTCCTGGCAGAGGTAAAGTCCATGACGCCCGACACCGACGTCGAGCGCTGGCTCAATGAAAAATACGGCCCCGGCAGCGCGTTCTACGACGACGTGGCCGAGCTGGTAAAGCGCGGTGTCCTGCAGGAAGGCTGGGCAGCCGACGTGGAGATCGACGGACCGCGCTACCGGCGCGCCAGGCTCATCCCGCCGTGCGAAGAGACTTTCTGGTTCAGCATCACCAGTGTCTACATGGACAGCACCGGCAATCCGCAGAACCGCCCCGACGGCAGCTATCGCGGCGACTACCACGGGCACCCCTATGGCGAGTTCAACATGGTGATCCCGGTGGACGACAGCGCGGCGCTCGCGGGCCCCAACGGGTGGTGCCATGCGGGCTGGACGGCGCCCGCGCCGGGCAGCCGCCACTATCCCGAGGCCAAGGGAGGCGCTGTCATCGCCCTGTTCTTCCTGCCCGCCGGCCGCATTCATTATCCGGAGAAGGAATCGCAGTCCTTCTGAACAATCAGGGGGAAGCGATGATTCATCCGCGCCGGCGCGGCCTTATGATGGCGTATCCCGCGGCGCGGATCCGCCATACCGGCCGGCATCTTGATCGCGGGTAATCTCATCGCCGCACCCCCAATGCAACATATCGAATTCGAACTCGCTCCCGGCACGTCCTATATCGAAGTGAACCACCTGCTCAAGGCCGCCGGCGTCTGCGACAGCGGTGGCGCGGGCAAGGCCATGGTCGCCGATGGCATGGTCAGCGTGGATGGCGCGCTGGAAACACGCAAGACGGCCAAGATCCGCGCGGGACAAACGGTGACGTGCGCGCAGGTGCGCATCGTCGTGCGCCAGGCCGCTGCGGCATGAAGTTCAAACCGTCCAGGGATTCGATCTTCGGGGTATTGCTGCGCTCGCCCTGGTGGATGAGCGCCGGCATCGCGACTGTGCTGATCATCGGCGCGGTCGCCGCCTTGCCCCGCGAATATTGGGCGATTGGCGTCTTCGCCTCGATACCCTTCGTAGTCATTGCCGTGCTGGCCGGCATGCGTGGCTTGCGCACGCCCTCACCGGCTCGCGTGCAGGCCATCGCCGCGGCCGCCGCGGCCATGCCGTGGCCCGCGTTTTCGAATGCCGTTCAGGCG
Proteins encoded in this region:
- a CDS encoding YsnF/AvaK domain-containing protein, producing MSPNDAAGIFSRREFISVIYSRGSNMAQTIVGVFESFERANDVADRLADAGISRSQIHVHAQEGDATYAADTGADEPHRGFVESIQHFFSSLFGDDDRREEIGHYSEAVRRGGALLAVDVQDEAEVATVQSMMEDGGAEDIDAKVAAWKSSGYTGFDAQAEAYTAEEIEAERQAIPVVREEMVVGKREVDTGRVRVYSRQTNTPVSESVNLREERATIERRPVDREATEADLRGGTVEVRETAEEAVVGKSSRVVEEVIVGKEASERTETVRENLRGTEVEVERAEGRPGAGMTAPASPTDPAFSTGAPGIAGSAGTSGTTGTSGTSGTTGTSGTTGTSGTSDTPRTPGTSATSGTTGASGTSGTGSSGTSTTLPDGTSREPRDL
- a CDS encoding 4-hydroxylaminobenzoate lyase, producing MSAIITEAPAQERKQQLLALCRPFLAEVKSMTPDTDVERWLNEKYGPGSAFYDDVAELVKRGVLQEGWAADVEIDGPRYRRARLIPPCEETFWFSITSVYMDSTGNPQNRPDGSYRGDYHGHPYGEFNMVIPVDDSAALAGPNGWCHAGWTAPAPGSRHYPEAKGGAVIALFFLPAGRIHYPEKESQSF
- a CDS encoding RNA-binding S4 domain-containing protein, producing MQHIEFELAPGTSYIEVNHLLKAAGVCDSGGAGKAMVADGMVSVDGALETRKTAKIRAGQTVTCAQVRIVVRQAAAA